One window of the Amycolatopsis mediterranei genome contains the following:
- a CDS encoding response regulator transcription factor, with amino-acid sequence MLRVFLVDDHEVVRRGVADLLDEDEHLTVIGQAGSVSQALARIPALNPDVAVLDVRLPDGNGIELARELRSKLPELKCLMLTSYTDEQAMLDAVMAGASGFVIKDIKGMDLVSAVREVGAGKSLLDAHAAAALMAKLRDSQAKKGPLADLSDQEKKLLELIGEGLTNRQISERMFLAEKTVKNYVSRLLTKLGMERRTQAAVLATELRKENG; translated from the coding sequence ATGCTCCGCGTTTTTCTCGTCGACGATCACGAGGTGGTTCGTCGTGGGGTGGCCGACCTGCTGGACGAGGACGAACACCTCACCGTGATCGGACAGGCCGGCAGCGTGTCGCAGGCGTTGGCTCGCATCCCGGCGCTCAACCCGGACGTCGCGGTGCTGGACGTGCGGCTGCCGGACGGCAACGGCATCGAGCTGGCCCGGGAGCTGCGGTCGAAGCTGCCCGAGCTCAAGTGCCTGATGCTGACCAGCTACACCGACGAGCAGGCGATGCTCGACGCGGTCATGGCCGGCGCCAGCGGGTTCGTCATCAAGGACATCAAGGGCATGGACCTGGTCTCGGCAGTCCGGGAGGTCGGCGCGGGAAAATCCCTGCTCGACGCGCACGCGGCCGCCGCCTTGATGGCCAAGCTGCGCGACAGCCAGGCCAAGAAGGGACCGCTGGCCGACCTCTCCGACCAGGAAAAGAAGCTGCTGGAGCTGATCGGGGAGGGCTTGACCAACCGCCAGATCTCCGAGCGCATGTTCCTGGCCGAGAAGACGGTCAAGAACTACGTCTCCCGGCTGCTGACCAAGCTGGGCATGGAACGTCGCACCCAAGCGGCCGTTCTCGCCACCGAGCTGCGCAAAGAGAACGGCTGA
- a CDS encoding bifunctional GNAT family N-acetyltransferase/acetate--CoA ligase family protein translates to MSVEAGSRALLAGGDVVLVRPLHPADTAEVLALHTRLTQRDTYFRFFGAPSGLDRLAAGIAADPGPGHYAVGCYRHGELVGVANYEVLNDPTDAEVALVVDAALRTQGVATLLMEHLVSHARKSGLKRFLAEVLAENAKVLHVFADLGLRFEAGIGGPERDVVMILGEDAAYLDAVLERDLVADAASLTHLFKPSSIAVIGAGRRPGSVGHAVLANLVGSGYPGPVEVVNPHAGEILGVPSVPSVAVLSRTPELAVVCLPAPAAAEAVEECGKRGVRAVVIISSGLTGTVHGERVHAAAREYGLRLVGPNCLGVISTDPACPYDLTFLGSRVRPGNIGVVTQSGGVGIALAESLGDLGLGMSTLVSTGDKYDVSGNDLLMWWAADRRTELAVLYLESFGNPRKFSRLARRLARTRPVLAVRSGSGDTAQRAAASHTAAAATPAVTRDALFEQAGVIAVDTVAELVDVIAGLSWQLLPGGPRVAVLSNAGGAGVLAADACEREGLVMAELSEHTRERLAKVLPAEAAVRNPVDTTAAVSAEVFADALRAVLADDGVDAVIAATVPTAVGDPGTSLAAVLPPEYKTVFAVRPGQRARVAPLVPGTGVTACYDDPAAAAAVLARLVRYEQWLNRPEAGNSLTPLENPGALRAFAAGREGWLPPAEAVELLRLADIPMVETHYVEAGDSMDAAAADLDSPVVLKADADGLLHKTAGGGVLLNVHGPDRIVEAFRSLRSRFGPALRGVTVQPMAEPGRDLLVGVRSDPVFGPLIVFGLGGVDTDLIADHAARLAPLTGADADLLLDGLRASKALWPGQLDRAAVREVLLKVSRLAELVPGLAELDLNPVRVRSDGCVALDVRARLEPLAADDPFLRRLRD, encoded by the coding sequence ATGAGCGTGGAGGCGGGCTCCCGGGCCCTGCTCGCGGGCGGTGACGTGGTGCTGGTGCGCCCGTTGCATCCTGCTGACACCGCCGAGGTGCTCGCCCTGCACACCCGGCTCACCCAGCGGGACACCTATTTCCGGTTCTTCGGCGCACCGTCCGGTTTGGACAGACTGGCTGCCGGGATCGCCGCCGACCCGGGCCCCGGACACTACGCGGTGGGTTGCTACCGGCACGGTGAACTCGTCGGGGTAGCGAACTACGAAGTACTGAATGATCCCACCGATGCCGAGGTCGCCCTCGTCGTGGACGCGGCCCTGCGCACGCAGGGCGTCGCGACGCTGCTGATGGAGCACCTCGTCTCGCACGCCCGGAAGTCGGGTCTGAAGCGGTTCCTCGCCGAGGTGCTCGCCGAGAACGCCAAGGTGCTCCACGTCTTCGCCGACCTCGGCCTGCGGTTCGAAGCCGGCATCGGCGGCCCCGAACGGGACGTCGTGATGATCCTCGGCGAAGACGCCGCCTACTTGGACGCCGTGCTGGAGCGCGACCTGGTCGCCGACGCGGCCAGCCTGACCCACCTGTTCAAGCCGTCCTCGATCGCCGTCATCGGCGCGGGACGGCGCCCGGGTTCGGTCGGGCACGCCGTTTTGGCCAACCTCGTCGGGTCCGGCTACCCGGGGCCCGTCGAAGTGGTGAACCCGCACGCCGGGGAAATCCTCGGCGTGCCGAGTGTTCCGTCGGTGGCGGTGCTGAGCCGCACGCCCGAACTGGCCGTGGTGTGCCTGCCCGCCCCGGCCGCCGCGGAGGCGGTCGAAGAGTGCGGGAAACGCGGCGTGCGCGCGGTCGTGATCATCTCCTCGGGCCTGACCGGCACGGTGCACGGCGAGCGGGTCCACGCCGCGGCTCGTGAGTACGGCCTGCGGCTGGTCGGCCCGAACTGCCTCGGCGTCATCTCCACGGACCCGGCCTGTCCCTACGACCTGACCTTCCTGGGCAGCCGCGTGCGGCCCGGCAACATCGGCGTCGTCACCCAGTCCGGCGGAGTCGGCATCGCACTCGCGGAATCCCTCGGCGACCTCGGCCTCGGCATGTCCACGTTGGTCTCCACCGGGGACAAGTACGACGTCAGCGGCAACGACCTGCTGATGTGGTGGGCCGCCGACCGCCGCACCGAACTGGCTGTCCTGTACCTCGAATCCTTCGGCAACCCCCGCAAGTTCAGCCGGCTGGCCCGCCGCCTCGCCCGGACACGCCCGGTCCTGGCCGTCCGGTCCGGCAGTGGTGACACCGCGCAGCGCGCGGCAGCCTCGCACACTGCCGCGGCGGCGACTCCCGCGGTCACACGGGACGCGCTGTTCGAGCAGGCCGGGGTCATCGCCGTGGACACCGTCGCCGAGCTGGTCGATGTGATCGCCGGGTTGTCGTGGCAGCTCCTGCCGGGCGGCCCCAGGGTGGCTGTGCTCAGCAACGCCGGTGGGGCCGGGGTGCTGGCCGCCGACGCCTGCGAGCGCGAAGGCCTGGTCATGGCCGAGCTGTCCGAGCACACTCGCGAGCGGCTCGCGAAGGTGCTCCCGGCCGAAGCCGCGGTCCGGAATCCGGTCGACACGACCGCGGCCGTCTCCGCAGAGGTATTCGCCGACGCGCTGCGTGCTGTGCTGGCCGATGATGGTGTCGACGCGGTGATCGCCGCGACCGTGCCCACCGCGGTCGGTGATCCCGGCACGTCGCTGGCGGCCGTGCTCCCGCCGGAGTACAAGACCGTCTTCGCGGTCCGGCCCGGCCAACGGGCCCGGGTCGCGCCGCTGGTACCCGGCACCGGAGTCACCGCCTGCTACGACGATCCCGCCGCGGCTGCCGCGGTGCTGGCCCGGCTCGTCCGCTACGAGCAGTGGCTGAACCGTCCCGAAGCCGGGAATTCCCTGACTCCGCTGGAAAATCCCGGCGCGCTGCGGGCGTTCGCCGCCGGGCGCGAAGGCTGGCTGCCGCCCGCCGAGGCCGTCGAGCTGCTGCGGCTGGCCGACATCCCGATGGTGGAGACGCACTACGTCGAGGCCGGTGACTCGATGGACGCCGCGGCCGCCGATCTCGATTCGCCGGTCGTGCTGAAGGCCGATGCCGACGGCCTGCTGCACAAGACCGCCGGCGGCGGTGTCCTGCTGAACGTGCACGGCCCCGACCGGATCGTGGAGGCCTTCCGCAGTCTGCGGTCGCGTTTCGGGCCGGCTCTGCGCGGGGTGACGGTGCAGCCGATGGCCGAGCCCGGCCGCGATCTGCTGGTCGGCGTGCGGTCGGACCCGGTTTTCGGGCCCTTGATCGTGTTCGGCCTCGGCGGCGTCGACACCGACCTGATCGCCGACCACGCGGCCCGGCTCGCGCCACTGACCGGCGCGGACGCGGACCTGCTGCTCGACGGCCTGCGCGCGTCGAAGGCGCTCTGGCCGGGGCAGCTGGACCGGGCGGCGGTGCGCGAGGTCCTGCTGAAGGTCAGCCGGCTCGCCGAACTGGTGCCCGGGCTGGCCGAACTGGACCTCAACCCGGTGCGCGTGCGCTCGGACGGCTGCGTCGCGCTCGACGTCCGTGCCCGCCTCGAGCCCTTGGCAGCCGACGACCCGTTCTTGCGCCGCCTGCGCGACTGA
- a CDS encoding GAF domain-containing protein — MAGTLSGLRLREVLRDLQDRIELLIGTRDKMDGLLDAVLAVASGLELDTTLRRIVLAAIELGEAKYGALGVLADDGSMSEFIYVGIEDETRRLIGDLPTGHGVLGVVIDEAKPLRMEEISSHPASVGFPAHHPPMHSFLGVPVRVRDEVFGRLYLTEKKNGEPFTDDDEVVVQALAAAAGIAIENAHLYEQARVRQQWLAATSEVTTELLGGTDPAEALNLIASRALELTGSDVTMLALPNSGRLDVDEDWGDDVDDLTVTVSAGTRAAELSGMHIGLEESVPGAVYQDRTPRNVGELRLPDHRFGPALVVPLRAGDRTTGVLIAARQTGAGSFESAQLPVLASFADQAALALQLAAQQRAARELDVLGDRDRIARDLHDHVIQRLFAVGLSMQSTQRRTKSPELQKRLGDSIEQMHEIVQEIRTAIFDLHGGAAGETGLRLRHRLHDAIAELTDDAPVHPTVSMSGSIDTVPAQLAEHAEAVVREAVSNAVRHAEASTLSVSVAVKDDVLRIVVADDGRGLPEDVSPSGLGNLGDRAEAVGGAFTLGRGPDGGVKVEWSAPVS; from the coding sequence ATGGCGGGCACGCTGTCCGGCCTGCGGCTGCGCGAGGTGCTGCGCGATCTGCAGGACCGGATCGAGCTGCTCATCGGCACCCGGGACAAAATGGACGGTCTGCTCGACGCGGTGCTGGCCGTGGCGTCCGGGCTTGAGCTGGACACCACGCTCCGGCGGATCGTGCTGGCCGCGATAGAACTCGGCGAGGCGAAGTACGGCGCCCTCGGAGTCCTCGCCGACGACGGTTCCATGTCGGAGTTCATCTACGTCGGCATCGAAGACGAGACCCGCCGGCTCATCGGTGACCTGCCGACCGGCCACGGGGTACTGGGCGTCGTGATCGACGAGGCGAAGCCGCTGCGGATGGAGGAGATCTCGTCCCACCCGGCGTCAGTGGGCTTTCCGGCGCACCACCCGCCGATGCACTCGTTCCTCGGGGTCCCGGTCCGCGTCCGCGACGAGGTCTTCGGGCGGCTCTACCTGACCGAGAAGAAGAACGGGGAGCCGTTCACCGACGACGACGAGGTCGTCGTGCAGGCGCTGGCCGCGGCGGCCGGCATCGCGATCGAAAACGCCCACCTCTACGAGCAGGCGCGGGTGCGGCAGCAGTGGCTGGCCGCCACGAGCGAGGTGACCACCGAGCTGCTGGGCGGCACCGACCCGGCCGAGGCGTTGAACCTGATCGCGAGCCGGGCGCTGGAGCTGACCGGTTCGGACGTCACCATGCTGGCACTGCCGAATTCCGGGCGCCTGGACGTCGACGAGGACTGGGGCGACGACGTCGACGACCTCACCGTCACCGTCAGCGCCGGCACCCGGGCCGCGGAGCTGTCGGGTATGCACATCGGCCTCGAGGAGAGCGTGCCCGGTGCGGTGTACCAGGACCGGACACCCCGCAATGTCGGGGAACTCCGGCTCCCTGACCACCGCTTCGGCCCCGCGCTGGTCGTCCCGCTGCGGGCGGGGGACCGGACGACCGGCGTGCTCATCGCGGCCCGGCAGACCGGGGCCGGGTCGTTCGAGTCGGCTCAGCTGCCGGTCCTGGCGTCGTTCGCCGACCAGGCGGCACTCGCGCTGCAGCTGGCGGCGCAGCAGCGGGCCGCCCGCGAGCTGGACGTGCTGGGAGACCGCGACCGGATCGCCCGTGACCTGCACGACCACGTGATCCAGCGGCTGTTCGCCGTCGGGCTGTCGATGCAGAGCACCCAGCGGCGGACGAAGTCCCCGGAGCTGCAGAAGCGGCTCGGGGACAGCATCGAGCAGATGCACGAGATCGTCCAGGAGATCCGCACGGCGATCTTCGACCTGCACGGCGGCGCCGCGGGGGAGACCGGCCTGCGGCTGCGGCACCGGTTGCACGACGCGATCGCCGAGCTGACCGACGACGCGCCGGTGCACCCGACGGTCAGCATGTCCGGCTCGATCGACACGGTGCCGGCCCAGCTGGCCGAGCACGCCGAAGCAGTCGTGCGCGAAGCGGTCAGCAACGCCGTGCGGCACGCGGAGGCCTCGACGCTGTCGGTGTCGGTCGCGGTCAAGGACGACGTGCTGCGGATCGTGGTGGCCGACGACGGCCGTGGGTTGCCCGAGGACGTCTCGCCGAGCGGGCTGGGCAACCTGGGTGACCGCGCCGAAGCAGTCGGCGGCGCGTTCACCCTCGGGCGCGGCCCTGACGGGGGCGTGAAGGTGGAGTGGTCGGCGCCGGTCAGCTGA
- a CDS encoding Acg family FMN-binding oxidoreductase, with product MTPPITSIGLLDSDQVKSVIGAAVLAPSTHNTQPWRFRCTPAGLELHADPERALPAADADQRELLLSCGAALFNLRTAIHALGAAHPATTLLPRRDDPTLLAVVRPFAARKPDRRFVELADAIPRRHTNRTPFEAITIPASVVAELRHAAEVEQAWLPRLNPRQLEQLRELVHKGHHAQVADPAFLAEWRYWTARDRDSRDGVPEYAAGAMPSDNGGWVLRDFGSHPRGRTDDSEPLVVVIGSFDDTRMDRIRAGQAMQRVLLTATVAGLDASFISQPVEVPAIRTELRSLLGGGLWPQIVLRLGQGAPVPWTPRRSLADVLLEPHQLNA from the coding sequence ATGACACCACCGATCACCTCGATCGGCCTACTGGACTCCGATCAGGTGAAGTCCGTGATCGGCGCGGCGGTACTCGCTCCGTCGACGCATAATACGCAACCTTGGCGCTTCCGCTGCACTCCTGCGGGCCTCGAGTTGCACGCCGATCCGGAGCGCGCGCTGCCTGCGGCCGACGCCGACCAGCGGGAACTGCTCCTCTCGTGTGGCGCCGCGCTGTTCAACCTGCGCACCGCCATCCACGCACTGGGCGCCGCCCACCCGGCCACGACACTGCTCCCCCGGCGCGACGACCCCACGCTGCTCGCGGTGGTCCGGCCGTTCGCGGCCCGCAAGCCGGACCGGCGCTTCGTGGAGCTGGCGGACGCGATCCCCCGCCGGCACACCAACCGCACCCCGTTCGAAGCGATCACCATCCCGGCCTCCGTCGTGGCCGAACTGCGCCACGCCGCGGAGGTCGAACAGGCCTGGCTGCCCCGGCTGAACCCGCGGCAGCTGGAACAGCTGCGCGAACTCGTGCACAAGGGTCATCACGCCCAGGTCGCCGATCCGGCCTTCCTCGCCGAGTGGCGCTACTGGACCGCCCGCGACCGGGACAGCCGCGACGGCGTCCCGGAGTACGCGGCCGGCGCGATGCCCTCGGACAACGGTGGCTGGGTCCTGCGGGACTTCGGCTCGCATCCACGCGGCCGAACCGACGACTCCGAGCCGCTGGTCGTGGTGATCGGCTCGTTCGACGACACCCGGATGGACCGGATCCGCGCCGGTCAGGCGATGCAGCGGGTCCTGCTCACCGCGACCGTGGCCGGCCTCGACGCGTCGTTCATCTCGCAGCCGGTCGAGGTGCCCGCAATAAGGACGGAGCTGCGCAGCCTCCTCGGCGGTGGGCTGTGGCCGCAGATCGTTCTGCGCCTCGGCCAGGGTGCGCCCGTACCTTGGACACCGCGGCGCTCTTTGGCCGACGTCTTACTGGAGCCGCACCAGCTCAATGCTTAG